The following DNA comes from Populus trichocarpa isolate Nisqually-1 chromosome 19, P.trichocarpa_v4.1, whole genome shotgun sequence.
tttttttaattttaattttcaataatttaatatatatttttatttagttttttaaaaaattattttttaatattagattattttaaaaattatacttcataattttcctcaattctttttattagttatatattgatatcatggatttaatttgtttacttgatttcaatattaaatatgttggtagtggcatttttatttttttatgaatttatcttaattttataatttaagttaCAGATTTAACAGATTAACCTGGATTtactttttcaatatttttgaccttttctaatttaatatttttttaattgagcttagtcatttctttatttaatttctataaggttatctcttttttattttaccaaactacaactcattttttttaaaaaaatttatcctccACTATTAGGCTTTTAGAAAATcgagttttgtagtttttttcaatttgatttctgTTGAGTTATTTTGGTCTAaatgatttggatttttttttctcgatttcaatCTTCAGCATTAGATCTATTGAAAAtggagttttgtaatttttttatttgttttttgtgaagTTCTTTTGTCTCTTGTTCTAGGTTACAAGTTTAATAGGATAGCCAGAGttaacttaggtttttttttttaaattgatttttgtacaatttcaaccttcaatattgggctggttagaaattgatcttcatatttttttttaaatttttttttgttatcccgatctcatgattCGAGTTATGCGTTTGGAGGTTAACCATGGTTGACATagatagcttttttttattcttttttttttctattttatcctttaaaaatattgggttgattagtaattgatctttataatttattttaattttttttataaggtaaaCATGATTCTCGGTCACAAACTTGACTAGTTAACTATGATCGATTTAATATgtcattgttttaatatttaaaaaaaatatcatccaatatatcaccaaataaatatttagaaaatatgtCATTTAATATGCATTatatttcaagttaaaaaataaattttttattagaaaacatattaataatgcttaaataattttttatgctaaaaaaataatccgtAGAACCGGAAAATAATACAGTGGAGGACTATTTGTGGTGGATTAAATCTCCTCATAAACCCCATTCgatagttgaattttattttgagaaattcaGATGCAATTCATTAGcagtaaaattatataaaatcaagCTAAACATGTAGTGAATAGCAAAGAAAGGATCTTCAGCGAAGAAAATGGTCCATTTGTCAGAAGTTTAGGCTTAAGAGTCTAAAATCATCCGAAGAAAAGCATTGAGGAGTTCTGTCTTGTATTTTCTTCACATATGATTGTTGATTTGCAATGGTTGAAAGTATTGAGGAGTTGATGGGTCCATGTGTTCTCGCAATGCAGATATCTCAAAAGGCAAGATCTTGACGGTACTCTCCCAAAGGCTATCGAGAAACTACCACACCTTAAACATCTGTAAGCAGTGCTTCAAATTACTACATTTCTACAGATTGAGCACCGTGAATTTGCGTCGTATGATTCGATTTTATTAGAATTCTATCTGCTCTGCAGAGATCTCTGGGCCAACTACCTGAGTGGCAATATACCATCTGAATGGGCTAATACCAAGCTGGAATTATTGTAAGAAAATCCTGGACTCATGTTTTCTAGCCAAGGAATTGCTTACTCATAATTAATAGATTGTATAAACAACAGGTCTATCGGCGTGAATAACTTGACAGGAAAAATTCCTAGCTATCTGGGAAATATTACCACACTTAGATCATTGTATGCATTTTTCTACTAGTcaatttcttgtctttttttttttatatttaaatttgttcaaTTGTTTAGTCAGGAGTAATCCTGAGAGTTGGCATTTATGCAGGAACATTCAGAACAATATGTTTTCTGGAACTGTTCCCCCTGAGCTTGGAGGCTTGGTTAACCTGGAGAATCTGTCAGTTCATTCAAGCTTTTGCATTAGAAATGAAGTCCTAACTGATTATTGAATGCtaagtgtttttctctttttgtgaTTGCAGAACTCTCAGTGCCAATAATCTCACTGGAGAGTTACCCCAGGCTCTCACTAAGCTGACCGGATTGAAGGAACTGTAGGTTCTCATTTCACATGGTTATTGTGTATCATACTCATTAGTTGCAGTATTTGATATTACAGATGCATCTCTTTACTCTCCAAGTTTCATGATTCTGTGTTTTCCTTTCGGCGAATGCAGAAGGCTTAGCAGCAATAACTTCACTGGAAGAATACCTGATTTTATTCAGAGCTGGAAACAACTTGATACATTGTATGTGCTAGTTTCTACCACAAGCTCCGAATCTCATCACTGAAGCAGAACCTTAATCCCCCTTTAATTTTGTATTAACAGAGAGATCCAAGCTGGTGGTTGTTGGGAaattccagaactcaaacacacacaaatttacgtggttcggcaacttgcttactccacggagctactggtttgtattaatcaagcttaaaaacaatacaaacaacaaaacaaggaggaggagaaaatcttctctactcaactcaagctctctctctcacgttttgctctctgtgttttcactctTCTCTGCGTTCTTCACACACTAGCACAACAGCTCTTCActgagcatacatatatattaagctaggagtgaagggcataaatcatgccatgatttatgcccaccgtttgcctccacttgtgctaagtggagattaggtattcccactaagcacatagtggaggtgggacattgcttgtctccaaatagctaacaatctcccacttggagacaaacaatgaaaaaaatatcttttatccTTGAAGACCAACTGAAGTTTTGCACAACTTCAGTTTGTCAAgtgtaactcctttggttaacatgtcagctggattcttgctCCCACAGACCTTTTCTAGCATCAGTTGCTCATCGTCTAGCAAttgtcggatgaagtgatatttgatctgaatgtgcttagtcctggagtgaaatgctggattcttggcaaggaagattgcactctgactATCGCTATACAAAGTACCCTTTCCATTCATCTTGCCCAATTCTTTTAGAAAACTCTGCAACCATACGAActcttttgcagattctgagactgcaacatattcagcttctgttgttgaaagagcgacgatcttttgcaaggtagaactccaggaaacagcagtacctcctagagtatatacatatcctgtagtgctctttcggctatcaacatctcctgctagatcagcgtctacaaaaccttcaagtttcaaaccaccagCTGTGAAGGTAAGACAAGTCTCCGAGgaaccttttaagtacctcatgatccattttaccgcctcccaatgctgctttccaggattgctcatatatcggcttacaactcccactgcatgggcaatgtctggtctggtacagaccatagcatacatcaaagagccgatagctgaagcgtatggaatcttatccatgtatccacATTCTAGCTTAGTTTTTGGTGACTGGtctttgctgagcttgaaatgattccccagAGGTGTACTGACTGGTTTAGCATTTTCCATACTAAAcctgctgagaaccttcttgacatactctgtttgtgaaagctttagtatgcctttgtctttatctctgatgattctcatgccaagtatttgtttagcagctcccagatccttcatttcaaactgttttgacaaTTGTTGTTTCAGCTTGtcaatctcctcaatgctggatcctgcaatcaacatatcatccacatataatagtagaatgatgtaggagttgtcaaaatgtttgacatagcaacaatgatcagcCTGGCATCTTGTGTATCCTGAACTAcacatgaagttgtcaaacttcttgtaccactgtcttggagcttgcttcaaaccatATAGGTTTTTCTTTAGCTTGCAGACTTGGTTCTCCTTTCCTTGTATTGCAAACCCCTCTGGTTGTTGCATGTAAATGTCTTCCTCCAATTCACCATGAAGAAAtgctgtttttacatctaattgttcaagatgtaaattcTCTACTgctactatccccagaacaactctgattgttgtaagcttcacaactggagaaaatatctcagagtagtcaatccctttcttttgttgaaaccctttacaacaagtcttgccttgaaccgTTTGCTTCCCTCATGCTCAGTCTTTactctgtaaacccacttgttttgcaaagccttctttccttcaggcagtgtggttagctcccatgtcttgttcttcagcaacgaactcatctcatccttcatggctaactcccacttgcttgagtttccatcttgtaaggattcttcataaCTTAGCGGCTCACCACCATAtgtcaataaaatataattcagtaGAAGTGTGAACCGTTATGGGGGCTTTACAGTCTTTGAAGACCTACGAGCATAAACAATTGGTTCACTTGGCTCCGCATCTTCTTGTGTAGTAGTGGGTACAGATGTGCTTGAATCTTCTTGTAAAGACTCTTGAGTTTTGCTCTGCTCAGTAACATCGGGAAGCccttctaatcttatgaattcagatTTTTGTGAACTTGTATCTGAATCAGCCATATCTGTTTCTAcacttgatctgtctttgtacaaaactttctcattgaagatcacattcctgcttctgataatctttctTTTCTGATCATCCCAAAACCGAAatccaaattcttcatctccatagccaatgaagaaacatttcttggatttggcatctagcttgttgcgagcatcagaatctatatgcacataggaaacacacccaaagacctttaaatgagagagttgtacctcttttcctctccatacttcctcgggcaatctgaactccaaaggaactgatggtccacggttgatcaagtaaactACAGTATGAACTGCATCGGTCCAAAATGTTTGAGGTAACCCATAATGTaacctcatgcttctagctcATTCATTGATGGTCCTGTTCATCCGTTCAGCAGTGCCATTTTGTTGCGGTATGCCTGGaacggtcttttccattctgataccATTAACAACACAATACTCTttgaaacctccatcaatgtattctcctccattatcagatctcaagcatttcaacttcaaacctgattcagtctcaaccatagccttccatttcttgaatgtttcaaacacatcagatttatttttcagaaagtagACCCATACCTTTctgctaaaatcatcaatgaaagtcacgtaataccgagaacctccaagagatgctactGGAGACGGTCCCCATAAATCTATGTGCACCAGTtctagctttcttggtcttaagGTCCTGCCAACCTTTAAGAAACTGAGCTtcttctgttttccaagaacacagctttcacaaatgtctagatcAACATTTTTAAGCTCTGGCAGCTTTCCCTTCGACTGAAGTATCTTCATCCCtttttgactcatatggccgAGTCTACAGTGCCATAGCTGTActtgattttctgcttcagtagaggcaataatgtctgcaaatcttgtggtcatatacagggtgccggttttctttccacgagccaaaaccattgctccctttgataccttccacatacctccagaaaaaaggattgaatgaccACTGTCATCAAGTTGTCCGACTGAGATCAACTTCTTCTTTAGTCCAGGAACATGCCTTACATTTTGCAAGTTCCATGTAGATCCATTCAGTGTCTTGATTTGCACATCTCCTATACCCACAATCTCCATTGGTTGTCCATCGGCCAGATAGACTACACCGTGATCTCCAGCAACATAGTTTTGCATCATCTCATGGTGTGGTGTACAGTGgaatgaagcaccagaatcaagaatccaatcatcaattggactttgtacagcaagaatcaaagcgTCTTGCACCTCATCTGTGGTAGCGTTTGCAGAGtcagcttcaggttttttcggttttgtgtaattcctcatgaaatgaccaggtttgccacaattccaacattcaacctgctttctgggtccgaacttgcttttacttctgtatcttgattttgatctgcCTCTGGATAAGCCTCTATCCTGTTTCCTCCCTCGAGTGTTAATGTTGAGAGCTGATCCTGAACTTGAACTTTCACCTGAGTCTTTCCTTCGCACTTCTTCAGCTAAAATCAAGTCTCGGATGTCATCATAtttcagtttggattttccagctgaGTTGCTCACGGTTGTCCTCATACCTTCCcaactgcttggaagtgaagctagcaaAATGAGTGcacgaatctcatcatcaaactcaatctcaacagtTGACAATTGATTTGTGATGGTATTGAAGTTGTTGAGATGTTGTGTAACAGAGGTGCTTTCTGTCATCTTCAAGTTGAACAACTTCTTCATCAGGTGcactttattatttgttgagggcttctcatacatcccagacaaGGCTTCCATCAATTTTGCAgtggatttttcttttgtaacatTGTGAGCGACTCTTCTCGACAAGGATAACCGGATAATGCCCAAAACCTGTCTATCAAGAATTTGCCAATCTTCTTCTGGCATATTCTCTGGTTTGCTCCCCAATAgaggaagatgaagtttcttcccatataAATAGTCTTTAATTTGCATTTTCCAATATCCAAAATCAGTtccatcaaatttttcaattcccGCGGCCtttatttcatctgccatttttttaatatgtctcGGATTTGAATCTGTCAAATCTGACCTTATAGATGTGTCCGGAACGGCCAAAACTATTGGAAACGACACTGAGATCACCCAAATCGGACTTTGGATGGCTCCGATTTTAACAGTCAAAGTTTTAGGTCAACAGACGGTGCAGATGAAGCCGCGTGTCAGGCCAGAATAGTGTCTGCGAAGCACTGAATCTTAACCCAGAGTGATGACGTGGCTTTCTGACGTGTCATCCACGTAAGCACTACAGGGCCCACGTTGATGACATGTCAATAACACGCGTAAATTGTGATGACGTGGCAGGCGATGATGTGTCTGCTGGCTGGACTGATGACGTGGCTGGATGACTGTGCAGAATGGTTGACGTGGCTGCTGACTGGCGATGACGTGCCGGGTCAACCCGGTTCAGTTGCAGGAATTCGGGCGAGGAAGACGCGTGAGGAGCGTGAGGCGCGTTGGTGTGCGTGGGCAGTCCTGGGGTCGGCGCGTTCTGGCACGTGCGGTCATGAAGGACGTCGGTTCTTCGCCGGGTTTTCACCAGAGAATTCTTCTCGTCTTCCTCTACACGATGGTAATGGCAAAAACACGTTTGGAGAACTTTGAGttttgagtttggatcaaacaccctctttttCAAGAagaagctctgataccagttgttgggaaattccagaactcaaacacacacaaatttacgtggttcggcaacttgcctactccacggagctactggtttgtattaatcaagcttaaaaacaatacaaacaacaaaacaaggaggaggagaaaatcttctctactcaactcaagctctctctctcacgtttttctctctgtgttttcactctTCTCTGCGTTCTTCACACACTAGCACAACAGCTCTTCActgagcatacatatatattaagctaggagtgaagggcataaatcatgccatgatttatgcccaccgtttgcctccacttgtgctaagtggagattaggtattcccactaaGCACATAGTGGAGGTGGGACATTGCTTGTCTCCAAATAGCTAATAGTGGTTTCACTGGACCCATTCCTTCAAGCATATCTCTCTTGACTAATCTAACTGATCTGtaagatatttgttttaaatttatggtCTCAGTTACAACTTTAATCCTGAACATCTCACATTTATATTGAGCAGAAAAATAAGTAACTTACTAGGAGATGGTTCAGAGTTTCCCAACCTAGAATCTATAGCAGGCATTAAGTATCTGTGAGTTATTCCTGCAGCTGACACTCTCATATCAGGatcatatttaatttacaaCACAGCATATATATTTAGCTTACATGAAATTAATGTATATTGCAGGCTGCTGAGCAATTGCAACTTTTCAGGAAATTTTTCCATAAATTTGACCAGAATGGCACAACtgaaaattttgtaatttactCTATTCCTTATACATCATCCATTCTGTCATTCATCTACATGAAGATTGAAGTGTGAATCTCATGGATTCTTAGAGCTGCTGTCTTCAGATTGCAGCTACattattatttgtaaataaCTTTCAAAATGCATTATGAACCGTGGtctatcctctcttttttttcccttcttttcgaAAACAGGGATCTCAGTTTCAACAGATTAAATGGTTCTCTTCCAACAAATTATGATGCCCTACAAAGCTTGGAGAAAATGTTAGTATACTATATCATATTACCTTCTGAAATTAATGTTTTCCATATGATAAGCATGGTTAGTAAACCTAGATCGCAAGTTGACCCGGAAAATCTAGGACTCAGAGCCTGGCTAGGGCCGAGATTCCAGTTGAACCATACAAGACATTGAACTGCCAAACCTATTCAACCTAGCCAAACCCTGTCCAAACCCGACCGGGTCAATATCTTGTGAAAAGAATggaacaaaattaatttgttttaataaaattgttgaCCCGAACTGACCCGATGGCTCAATCCTTTTTTCAAGTTATTCTCATGGTAGAGTACAGCAATTATGATGATAAACTTGTCCTCCAAACAGTCTTTTACAATGATAGCCTTGGACAAATGTTCAACCAAATGACAATTCTTACTTTCTGCATAGGTATCTTACATGGAACATGTTTACAGGGCCCATCCCAGATTGGTTCAACCAAAGAAGCTATCGCTAGtatgttttttctctcaattttttttttttttttgagattttagtttgtaatatatatattttatccatTAACTTTAGGTTTCCCTTATCCTATAACAGATGCGTGCTGTAGGTTTAATAATATGTCCTAGTCTTTGAAGAGCTATACTGATGAGAAGCAGATAACAGTTTATCCTTCCCAGTTTTCAGATAGTTTTCAGTGCATGAATGATCATACTATCTCCAAGGTTTCATTTGATTAGTGTCCTAAGATAGAAGAGACAAATATATTAGCAACAAAAATGTGTTTGTTGCAGTGACACAtatgaagatataaaaataaatctatctcCGAGACAACTGTGGATTGAATTTCTAACTTTTAAGAACAGGAAATACACGTCTCTCCTGTCCCAACTATCTCCATCGCTTCTATCTTGAGATAATAACCAAAAGCTACCCAACTGCAATATCTTCCAAGTGTCTGTCTATAACATGTGCGTgcaattttctaaaaatttcagAAATACTGTCTGAATGTTTAAGGAATCTATCTTTGTGTTCAGTGAACTCGATCTTTCATACAACAATTTTACTTCGGAAGCAAAATGTAGAGATACACTGTAAGATTGATTTCATTTTCCTTGCCTTACCTTTGATTTTGAAAGTCTGCTACATTTTACATCACCATTCACTTCATAACCTGCAAAACTTTACTCTTCTGTTGGtttgccagaaatctgttcaaAAGTACTCGGGGAGGGAACTATTCGTAAGCTTCAACTTTGATAAATATCTAAAACgtagatcattttattttcttctctgtCATTTATAAACTAATGATTCTCTCTTGCCAATCTTTCCAGGAAACCTGTTGAGTGCCTGAGTGCTTGTTCAGAAGGTACTCTTAATTTGTAAAGCTATCCACTTCTACATTTCACCTGGAATTAGACAGAAAAATGATGCAGGAACAACCTGTTAGCCTAGACTATAAATTTATCCCTTTATTCATTGGATCATAGAATCTCAGTCATTCACCTGTGGTAAGAAATCGAATCTAAGACATCCAACTGGTTTAGGAATAAACTACTAGCTTATCCCAAAAGCCTAGAATAATGTTGGCGGACAAATTTATTCCTATAGTTGTAGCTGATAGTGTCTCAGTCATAAATCCAAAGGTCCTTTTATGTTTGGGCCACACCATCGTAGACCCCTGACACAGCCGTCACATCATGGGTGCCACCACGGTATCCACTCCAAGAGGAAAAAGATGCTCCTGCATcacaaaatcttaatttgtttatgTGTTTGATTGTTTCTGTTCTGTTTTCTGCGATTTAATCTCTTTATCTGACAGTTTTATCCTAACATTTCTTGTGTTACAATTTGCTTAATCATATCGGTGGCCACgaacatttttatttctatgtatAGAGCGATATTCAGTGCACATTAATTGTGGGGGACCAGAAGCCACCATTGGAAACACCATCTACGAAGCAGATGATGAGCCAGGAGGTGCAGCAAAATATGCGTTCAAAAGAGAGGATTGGCAAACAAGTACCTCAGGACATTTCTGGGATGTTCCTGCTTCATTGGATAACTACATAGCACAAAACAAGTCCATGCTCAGAATGGACAACTCTGTATTGTACACAAATGCACGCCTCACGCCTTTGTCTCTCACATACCACGTTCCCTGTCTGGTAAATGGGAATTACACAATCAAGCTGCACTTTGCAGAGATAGTAATGAGGGATAACAGATCCTACTACAGTCTAGGAAGACCGATATTTGATGTTTATATTCAGGTatctattaattaaaagatcatAGATTCATTCCTTATGCAATCGGTGAcagcttaattgaagaattgttCTCGCAGGACATTGTTGTGCTGAAGGATTTTGATATAGTTAAGGCAGCGGGAGGGGTGGATGAGGTATACATTCATAATTATACAGCAAATGTAACCAATGGAGCTTTAGAGATCCGCCTTCATTGGGCTGGGAAAGGAACAACAATGTCTCCCAAGAAAGGAATATATGGTCCTCTAATATCAGCCATTGATGTGGAATCTGGTAGGTTGACATATAATGGAATGGCATAATAATGAAGGAATAATTATTACTGTGATCTGACAATACTTGCTGTTGCTGCAATTCTATTTCTGCCTAGACTTCAAGCCACCTGATAAAGGCAGGAGGAAGAGATTCATTGTCGCTGGAGCTGTGGTTTTGCCATTATTCCTCATTATCATACTTCTATCCACTCTCTGGTGGAAAGGTTATTTGAGAGGAAGGAAATCGAGGGATCGAGGTACAGTTGATACATTTATTTGATTCTGCAAATTCTAGTGAGGAATCCACTCACTGTAATAACACGGCAATAAGCAAGTTTCTTCATCTTATTTGCTGTATGTCTATCCATGAATGCATACATTTGTCACAGAATTATCTCAATCCAAAGGTTTAAGTCGTTTGGCAAAGCTCAAGGAATGgttttatattactctttaaGAATGGTTTTTTCAATGGGAATTAGCAATCTGTGTTCTTCCTTTGATAAATCATTCATGCTGAACATCTAATAATACATATATCTTTGTTCATTGGGCAGAACTTGTTGGGTTAGATCTGCTAACTGGTATCTTCACCTTCAGACAAATCAAAGCCGCAACGAATGACTTTGATCCAGTAAACAAACTTGGAGAAGGTGGTTTTGGCTGCGTCTACAAAGTATAGTAcagatttttgttttcattcagCTACTTATCTactatattatttctttttttcttatcaaatcaGCACGGAATGGCCATGTGAACTTATTTTCTTTGTCTAAAATTATTCTCATATTGCAGGGAGTACTATCAGATGGCACTCAGATTGCGGTTAAGCAGCTTTCAGCGAAATCGAAACAGGGGAATCGTGAGTTTGTGAACGAAATTGGCATGATTTCTGCTTTGCAACACCCAAATCTTGTTAGATTGTATGGATGTTGCATTGAGGGGAAGCAATTGTTGCTGGTATATGAATACATGGAAAACAATAGCCTTGCGCATGTTTTGTTCGGTAGGCCTCTGATCACTTCCCCATAGTATCTTATGTAAAGTAATGGGAAAGAAAACAAGTTCTTTTAATGGCATACAAATGGAATTAgtgaagaagaaattgatggGTTGGGTTATGCATGATGATTACAGGGACAAAGGAAATCCAGGCAACGAAGCTAGATTGGCGTACAAGGCAGAGGATATGTGTAAGTATAGCGAAAGGTCTGGTTTTCCTGCATGAGGAGTCGACACTCAAAATTGTTCATAGGGACATAAAAGGTACCAATATCCTTCTTGACAAGGACATGAACACCAAGATATCTGATTTTGGAATGGCCAAGCTTGATGACGAGGTTTCTGATATTAACACGGGGTTTATTGAACACATGAAAAATCCTGAAAAGAAGACAGTAAGGAAAACACACAAGTATTGTCATTTATCTAAGATAGCTTTTAGTCTTAAAGAGTATGATGCTGTAACTGGGCTGAAGTGCCGATGGAAGGGGCTAGCTTCAAAATATGTGGTAGGCAGGCATCTAGGGTTCAAATCACACACTGCAGGGTTCTCATGGATCAGGGTCTCCCTATCTATGGCTGTGTTCCTCTAAATGAATACACTATTCACATTATCATCCAGGGTTCGAAATCCTGTTTAGGCtgcaagaaatataattttgcctatcgaaaacaaaaacaaacaatagacatttagcattttttacatgttttattgaAGCAAACTAGTAAAATGTCTCTGAGTTATTCTTTCTGTGCAGGGGATACATGGCACCGGAATATGCATTATATGGTTACTTAACTTACAAGGCAGATGTATACAGCTTTGGTGTTGTAGCATTGGAAATTGTTTCTGGGATGAACAACGTCAAATTTAGGAGGGATGAGAATTTTGTATGCCTTCTAGATTGGGTAAGTTATGCCCATTTAGTCTCTTAATTGTCTGTTCATGTTTACTCTTAGTCAGCTAtatatctagtttttttttttttttggttatttcaggttctatatttaaaaacaaatggggACATAATGGAGATGGTTGATCCAAGAT
Coding sequences within:
- the LOC18108024 gene encoding probable LRR receptor-like serine/threonine-protein kinase At1g07650; the protein is MAPALSDILRITSSLLVLMLLMFCMGAINLEAQVGSLAPDEDSDNEVVCNCSFPGGTCHVVAIYLKRQDLDGTLPKAIEKLPHLKHLDLWANYLSGNIPSEWANTKLELLSIGVNNLTGKIPSYLGNITTLRSLNIQNNMFSGTVPPELGGLVNLENLTLSANNLTGELPQALTKLTGLKELRLSSNNFTGRIPDFIQSWKQLDTLEIQAEWLTWLLTGDDVPGQPGSVAGIRARKTREEREARWCAWAVLGSARSGTCGHEGRRFFAGFSPENSSRLPLHDGNGKNTYLTWNMFTGPIPDWFNQRSYRYELDLSYNNFTSEAKCRDTLNLFKSTRGGNYSKPVECLSACSEERYSVHINCGGPEATIGNTIYEADDEPGGAAKYAFKREDWQTSTSGHFWDVPASLDNYIAQNKSMLRMDNSVLYTNARLTPLSLTYHVPCLVNGNYTIKLHFAEIVMRDNRSYYSLGRPIFDVYIQDIVVLKDFDIVKAAGGVDEVYIHNYTANVTNGALEIRLHWAGKGTTMSPKKGIYGPLISAIDVESDFKPPDKGRRKRFIVAGAVVLPLFLIIILLSTLWWKGYLRGRKSRDRELVGLDLLTGIFTFRQIKAATNDFDPVNKLGEGGFGCVYKGVLSDGTQIAVKQLSAKSKQGNREFVNEIGMISALQHPNLVRLYGCCIEGKQLLLVYEYMENNSLAHVLFGTKEIQATKLDWRTRQRICVSIAKGLVFLHEESTLKIVHRDIKGTNILLDKDMNTKISDFGMAKLDDEVSDINTGFIEHMKNPEKKTVRKTHKYCHLSKIAFSLKEYDAVTGLKCRWKGLASKYVNVSELFFLCRGYMAPEYALYGYLTYKADVYSFGVVALEIVSGMNNVKFRRDENFVCLLDWVLYLKTNGDIMEMVDPRLGSEFNKKEVVRMINVALLCTNQSPALRPTMSTVVSMLEGKTDVEELVMVPSTLGDPSGYAMALHNKFAQSSVNGSLRETPSLVKSSEGPWTASSSSSAQDLYPISKS